The Marivivens sp. LCG002 genome contains a region encoding:
- a CDS encoding MFS transporter has product MRLGLIVLIVGYGLSQFYRAFLAVFSGVLSSDIGVTPESLSTALGTWFVIFALMQIPVGEALDRIGPRITTSVLLGVAAGGGAIVFSFASTPWHVNLAMALIGIGCSPVLMASYFIFARVFPPAMFATLAGATLGFGSLGNIASSAPTAWAVEVIGWRETMLIVGVLTFVVAIVLFFTIKDPEKVETAHRGSLLDLLKMPVLWPIFVMVAVNYIPAAGIRGLWSGPYAASVLGADTATIGNITLVMGLAMIAGNFAYGPMDRLFGTRKWVIWGGNLIGMFGLIGLALFPASGIVAATVMLAIVGFFGASFPMIVAHARGFFPAHLTGRGVTLVNLFSIGSVGLSQFATRPLFESFQASTSSPAEAYSLLFWCFAGLIGFGLVIYLFAKDRTD; this is encoded by the coding sequence ATGCGTCTTGGCCTTATTGTTTTGATCGTCGGATACGGGCTGAGCCAGTTCTATCGCGCGTTTCTTGCTGTGTTCTCGGGGGTTCTGTCCTCTGATATCGGCGTTACGCCCGAAAGCCTCTCCACCGCGCTCGGGACGTGGTTCGTGATCTTTGCCCTGATGCAGATTCCCGTGGGGGAAGCCCTCGACCGGATCGGGCCGAGGATCACGACTTCCGTTCTTCTCGGTGTTGCTGCGGGCGGCGGGGCAATTGTCTTCAGCTTCGCGAGCACGCCTTGGCATGTGAACCTTGCGATGGCTCTGATCGGCATCGGGTGTTCGCCCGTGCTCATGGCCTCCTACTTCATTTTTGCCCGCGTCTTTCCGCCGGCAATGTTCGCAACCCTCGCAGGGGCAACGCTCGGTTTCGGCTCTTTGGGCAATATTGCAAGTTCGGCACCAACGGCTTGGGCCGTGGAAGTGATCGGCTGGCGCGAAACGATGCTGATCGTGGGCGTCCTGACCTTTGTCGTCGCAATCGTGCTCTTTTTCACCATCAAAGACCCCGAAAAGGTCGAAACCGCGCACCGCGGTTCGCTGCTCGATCTGTTGAAGATGCCCGTCCTGTGGCCGATCTTTGTCATGGTCGCCGTGAACTATATCCCTGCCGCAGGTATTCGCGGGCTTTGGTCGGGCCCCTATGCCGCCTCGGTGCTTGGGGCGGACACCGCTACAATCGGGAACATTACCCTTGTCATGGGTCTTGCGATGATTGCGGGGAACTTTGCCTATGGTCCGATGGATCGGCTCTTCGGGACCCGCAAATGGGTGATCTGGGGTGGAAACCTGATCGGTATGTTCGGGCTCATCGGTCTTGCACTCTTTCCCGCCAGCGGGATCGTTGCAGCCACCGTTATGCTTGCGATCGTCGGTTTCTTCGGCGCGTCGTTCCCGATGATCGTGGCGCATGCACGCGGTTTCTTCCCCGCCCATCTCACGGGTCGCGGGGTGACTTTGGTGAACCTCTTCTCCATCGGATCGGTCGGCCTGAGCCAATTCGCAACGCGTCCGTTGTTCGAGTCGTTTCAAGCCTCAACATCCTCTCCCGCCGAGGCCTATAGCCTTCTGTTTTGGTGCTTTGCGGGGCTGATCGGCTTTGGATTGGTCATTTATCTTTTCGCCAAGGACCGAACAGACTGA
- a CDS encoding NlpC/P60 family protein translates to MDRRTTASNGRVAALDLQGLVKADRFVEGEVLNVTRPLVDLRAAPDGARDRQLLLGASVRVFEDHAGWSFVRAERDGYVGYVESGALARTAAPTHFVQSLATHAYPQPDFRTREVAFLTFGARVTVLFEHRKFWETTIGFIPKSHLRPLDMPLGDPATVASLHFGVPYLWGGNSTLGIDCSGLVQASLLACGIDCPADSDMQLTLGTDANGLAKRGDLVFWKGHVAMMVDDETLIHANAHHMAVKYEPFQNARLRIAAQGGGEVLAIRRL, encoded by the coding sequence ATGGACCGCCGAACGACAGCGTCAAACGGAAGGGTCGCGGCGCTCGATCTTCAGGGTTTGGTCAAAGCGGACCGCTTTGTCGAAGGCGAAGTCCTGAATGTCACGCGTCCTCTCGTCGACCTCCGCGCCGCCCCCGACGGTGCACGCGACAGACAGCTGTTGCTCGGTGCCTCTGTTCGGGTCTTTGAAGACCACGCGGGATGGAGTTTTGTGCGAGCAGAGCGCGACGGCTATGTCGGCTATGTCGAAAGCGGGGCATTGGCCCGAACCGCTGCACCGACCCATTTCGTGCAAAGCCTTGCGACGCATGCCTATCCCCAGCCCGATTTCAGAACCCGCGAGGTCGCATTCCTTACCTTCGGGGCGCGGGTCACGGTTCTCTTCGAACATCGCAAGTTCTGGGAAACCACGATCGGATTTATCCCCAAAAGCCATCTCAGACCGCTCGACATGCCGCTGGGGGATCCTGCGACCGTGGCGTCGCTCCATTTCGGAGTGCCGTATCTCTGGGGCGGCAACTCGACCTTGGGGATCGATTGTTCGGGCCTTGTTCAGGCGTCTTTGCTTGCCTGCGGTATCGATTGTCCTGCCGACAGCGATATGCAGTTAACGCTCGGCACCGATGCGAATGGCCTCGCCAAGCGGGGTGATCTGGTTTTCTGGAAAGGTCACGTCGCAATGATGGTCGACGATGAAACGCTGATCCATGCAAATGCCCATCACATGGCAGTGAAATACGAACCGTTCCAAAACGCCCGTCTCAGGATAGCGGCTCAGGGAGGCGGAGAGGTTCTTGCCATTCGGCGGCTTTGA
- a CDS encoding S-(hydroxymethyl)glutathione dehydrogenase/class III alcohol dehydrogenase, which produces MRTRAAVALGAGKPLEIMEVNLEGPKAGEVLVEIKATGICHTDEFTLSGADPEGLFPAILGHEGAGVVLEVGPGVTSLQPGDHVIPLYTPECRECEYCLNPKTNLCQSIRSTQGKGLMPDGTSRFSMLDGTPILHYMGCSTFSNHTVLPEIALAKVRKDAPFEKICYIGCGVTTGIGAVINTAKVELGSRAIVFGLGGIGLNVIQGLRLAGADQIVGVDLNPGKVEMAKRFGMTDFVNPSEVKGDLVGHLVELTRGGADYTFDATGNVNVMRTALESAHKGWGESIIIGVAPAGAEISTRPFQLVTGRSWRGTAFGGARGRTDVPKIVDWYMDGKIEIDPMITHTMPLEDINKGFDLMHAGESIRSVVIY; this is translated from the coding sequence ATGAGAACGCGCGCAGCAGTCGCACTTGGGGCGGGCAAACCGCTCGAGATCATGGAGGTGAACCTAGAGGGGCCGAAAGCCGGCGAGGTTCTGGTCGAAATCAAAGCAACAGGCATTTGCCATACAGACGAATTCACTCTGTCCGGTGCAGACCCCGAGGGGCTTTTCCCTGCCATTCTCGGCCATGAGGGGGCAGGTGTCGTGCTCGAAGTGGGTCCCGGCGTGACATCGCTCCAACCCGGCGATCACGTGATCCCGCTTTATACCCCTGAGTGCCGCGAGTGCGAGTATTGCCTCAACCCCAAGACCAACCTTTGCCAGTCGATCCGCTCGACCCAAGGTAAGGGACTCATGCCTGACGGCACCAGCCGCTTTTCCATGCTCGATGGCACCCCCATCCTTCACTATATGGGCTGCTCGACCTTCTCGAACCACACGGTTCTTCCCGAAATCGCACTCGCCAAAGTGCGTAAGGACGCGCCCTTTGAAAAAATCTGCTACATCGGCTGCGGCGTCACGACAGGCATCGGCGCAGTGATCAACACCGCCAAGGTCGAACTGGGGAGCCGCGCGATCGTCTTCGGTCTGGGCGGGATCGGTCTGAACGTTATTCAGGGTCTTCGCCTTGCCGGAGCGGACCAGATTGTCGGCGTGGATCTCAACCCAGGCAAAGTCGAGATGGCCAAGCGTTTCGGCATGACCGACTTTGTCAACCCGAGTGAAGTCAAAGGCGACCTTGTGGGTCATCTGGTCGAGCTGACCCGCGGCGGGGCGGACTACACCTTTGATGCGACGGGCAATGTCAACGTCATGCGCACCGCGCTCGAGTCGGCCCACAAAGGCTGGGGCGAGTCGATCATCATCGGCGTTGCTCCTGCAGGTGCGGAAATCAGCACCCGCCCCTTCCAGCTCGTCACGGGTCGCAGCTGGCGCGGAACCGCTTTCGGCGGGGCGCGCGGCCGCACCGACGTTCCGAAGATTGTAGATTGGTATATGGACGGCAAGATCGAGATCGATCCGATGATCACCCACACCATGCCGCTCGAAGACATCAACAAGGGCTTCGATCTCATGCACGCAGGCGAGTCGATCCGCTCTGTCGTGATCTACTGA
- a CDS encoding DUF2794 domain-containing protein, with protein sequence MTIQPPIPFPDPNEQVAFHRTELGIILGLYGRMVAAGEWRDYGISTLKDLAVFAVFRRTAENPLYRIEKRPKLRNRQGQYSVVSMEGQILKRGNDLKQVLSVLERKLIRAVD encoded by the coding sequence ATGACCATACAGCCGCCGATACCTTTTCCCGATCCGAACGAGCAGGTCGCGTTCCACAGGACCGAGCTTGGGATCATCCTTGGGCTTTATGGACGGATGGTCGCGGCAGGCGAATGGCGGGATTACGGGATATCGACACTCAAGGATCTGGCTGTTTTTGCTGTCTTTCGGCGCACCGCCGAGAACCCGCTCTACCGTATCGAAAAGCGCCCCAAGCTGCGCAACCGTCAAGGTCAATACAGCGTCGTGAGCATGGAAGGACAGATCCTCAAGCGGGGTAATGACCTCAAACAGGTTCTGAGTGTTCTGGAACGGAAGCTGATCCGCGCCGTCGACTGA
- the hemN gene encoding oxygen-independent coproporphyrinogen III oxidase, whose amino-acid sequence MVSHERLRELGLFDARAPRYTSYPPANHFSNDVAPTTTTEWISAIPSGARVSLYFHIPYCRRLCWFCACRTQGTSTDRPLVPYLALLKKELELVGRNLRKDVIISQIHFGGGTPTLLPPYMIRELGAAVRAFRPLAEDLQFSVEIDPTEVDQARIDALAEIGMTRASIGVQDFDPIVQQSIGRDQSFEDTRRVVDMLRAAGITSLNMDILYGLPFQTKERMADSVQRVLSLSPDRVALYGYAHVPWMAKRQVMIPADELPSAEQRLELFDTARELFLWDGYEEIGIDHYARPDDSLALANRNNTMRRNFQGYTDDTSDVLIGMGASAISRYPQGFAQNVSASSKYATHIEEGHLATERGHTMSDDDLLRSDMIESLMCNFAVDCKALAARHHKTESEIFAMTARMRERFHDQLVIENGVIQLNGSARLIARLCAQEVDAYAMPEGRHSRAL is encoded by the coding sequence ATGGTTTCTCATGAAAGACTTCGCGAATTGGGACTATTTGACGCCCGTGCGCCAAGATACACAAGCTATCCGCCTGCAAACCATTTTTCGAATGATGTCGCTCCAACGACAACCACAGAGTGGATCAGCGCCATTCCTTCGGGCGCAAGAGTGTCTTTGTATTTCCATATCCCCTATTGTCGGCGGCTCTGCTGGTTCTGTGCTTGCCGCACGCAAGGCACCTCGACGGATCGGCCGCTTGTGCCCTACCTTGCGCTCCTCAAGAAGGAACTCGAGCTTGTGGGAAGAAACCTTCGCAAGGATGTGATCATCAGCCAGATCCATTTCGGCGGGGGCACTCCGACTTTGTTGCCGCCCTATATGATCCGCGAGCTTGGGGCTGCGGTTCGGGCGTTCCGGCCACTAGCCGAGGATCTCCAGTTTTCGGTCGAGATCGACCCGACAGAAGTGGACCAAGCCCGCATCGACGCTCTGGCAGAGATCGGTATGACGCGCGCATCGATCGGGGTTCAGGACTTTGACCCGATCGTCCAGCAATCCATCGGTCGCGATCAAAGTTTCGAAGACACGCGCCGCGTTGTCGACATGCTCCGCGCCGCAGGGATCACCTCGCTCAACATGGACATTCTCTACGGCTTGCCGTTCCAAACCAAAGAACGGATGGCGGACAGTGTGCAGCGCGTTCTTTCGCTCAGCCCCGACCGTGTTGCGCTCTATGGGTATGCCCATGTGCCGTGGATGGCGAAACGTCAGGTCATGATCCCTGCAGACGAGCTGCCCAGCGCCGAACAACGGCTCGAGCTTTTCGATACCGCGCGCGAATTGTTCCTCTGGGACGGCTACGAAGAAATCGGGATCGACCACTATGCCCGCCCCGACGACAGTCTGGCGCTCGCCAACCGCAACAACACCATGCGCCGCAACTTCCAAGGCTATACGGACGACACATCGGATGTTCTGATCGGGATGGGAGCCTCGGCCATCTCGCGCTATCCCCAAGGCTTTGCGCAGAACGTCTCCGCCTCGTCTAAATATGCAACCCATATCGAAGAGGGCCATCTTGCGACCGAACGTGGCCATACGATGTCAGACGATGATCTTTTGCGTTCGGATATGATCGAAAGCCTGATGTGCAATTTTGCCGTCGACTGCAAAGCGCTTGCCGCGCGGCATCACAAGACGGAAAGCGAAATCTTTGCCATGACCGCACGGATGAGAGAGCGTTTTCACGACCAGCTTGTGATCGAGAATGGCGTCATCCAACTCAACGGAAGCGCGCGCCTTATCGCTCGGCTTTGCGCTCAGGAAGTCGATGCCTACGCGATGCCCGAAGGACGCCATAGTAGGGCTCTTTGA
- a CDS encoding malonyl-CoA synthase, with protein sequence MGNPLFDRLFGRHIGKTSTFLILPDGSRLSHGRFLKLAARYAHALAELGLKTGDRVALQVEKSPNALAVYAACAQSGLVFLPLNTAYTAHEVDYFVSNSGAGLLIGDPEKAGNLSDVASRYGAKFLTMDESGNGSLAAKAAGKPEEFETVERSQDDLAAILYTSGTTGRSKGAMLSQRNLLSNAEVLCSEWRFDENDVLLHALPIFHTHGLFVGTNISLLAGGAMIFLPKLDVDALIKWMPTATTMMGVPTFYTRLLGDARFTKELTKTMRLFVSGSAPLLAETHRRFFDRTGHKILERYGMTETNMNTSNPYDGERRPGTVGLPLPGVEVKVCDSEGNDLPRGEIGTLEVRGENVFQGYWQMPEKTREELRENGFFITGDLAQQSEDGYVTIVGRAKDLVISGGFNIYPKEVEEALDTQEGVLESAVIGVPHPDLGEATVGIIVARSGATPDLDSIQLNLGNRLARFKQPRKLILIDALPRNTMGKVQKAALRETYKDLFA encoded by the coding sequence ATGGGTAATCCGCTTTTTGATCGGCTTTTCGGACGCCATATCGGCAAGACTTCTACCTTTCTCATCCTTCCCGATGGTTCGAGGTTGAGCCATGGCCGGTTTCTGAAACTTGCCGCACGTTATGCCCATGCTCTCGCGGAACTGGGTTTGAAAACGGGGGACCGCGTCGCCCTTCAGGTCGAAAAATCGCCCAACGCCTTGGCCGTCTATGCGGCCTGCGCCCAGTCGGGTCTCGTGTTTCTGCCTTTGAACACGGCCTATACGGCACATGAAGTGGACTATTTCGTCTCCAATTCGGGGGCAGGTCTTCTAATCGGAGACCCCGAAAAAGCGGGAAACCTTTCGGATGTCGCGTCCCGCTATGGTGCAAAATTTCTTACCATGGACGAAAGCGGCAACGGGTCTCTGGCGGCAAAGGCTGCCGGCAAACCCGAAGAGTTCGAGACGGTCGAGCGATCACAGGACGATCTCGCTGCGATCCTTTACACTTCGGGGACGACAGGGCGCTCCAAAGGCGCGATGCTCTCGCAGCGCAATCTTTTGTCGAATGCCGAAGTGCTCTGTTCCGAATGGCGATTTGACGAAAACGACGTGCTGCTGCACGCGCTCCCGATTTTTCACACGCACGGGCTTTTCGTCGGAACCAACATCTCGCTTCTTGCGGGCGGCGCGATGATCTTTTTGCCCAAGCTCGATGTGGATGCGCTTATCAAATGGATGCCGACCGCAACGACGATGATGGGCGTTCCGACGTTTTACACCCGCCTTCTCGGCGATGCGCGTTTCACCAAAGAACTGACCAAGACCATGCGTCTTTTCGTGTCGGGGTCCGCGCCTCTGCTGGCGGAAACGCATCGGCGCTTTTTCGACCGCACGGGTCACAAAATCCTTGAACGCTACGGAATGACCGAAACCAACATGAATACCTCGAACCCCTATGACGGCGAACGTCGACCGGGGACGGTCGGGCTCCCACTCCCCGGCGTCGAGGTCAAAGTCTGCGACAGCGAAGGAAATGACCTTCCTCGCGGGGAAATAGGCACCCTCGAAGTGCGCGGCGAGAACGTGTTCCAAGGCTACTGGCAAATGCCCGAGAAGACGCGTGAAGAGCTCCGCGAGAACGGGTTCTTCATCACAGGCGATCTCGCCCAGCAGAGCGAAGACGGCTATGTGACCATCGTCGGCCGCGCCAAGGATCTCGTGATTTCGGGGGGGTTCAACATCTATCCCAAAGAGGTCGAAGAAGCGCTCGACACCCAAGAAGGCGTGCTTGAAAGTGCGGTGATCGGTGTGCCGCACCCCGACCTCGGCGAGGCGACCGTAGGGATCATCGTCGCCAGATCAGGTGCCACGCCCGACCTCGACTCGATCCAGCTCAACCTCGGGAACCGTCTTGCAAGGTTCAAACAGCCGCGCAAATTGATCCTGATCGACGCGCTTCCCAGAAACACGATGGGCAAAGTGCAAAAAGCCGCTTTGCGCGAAACCTATAAGGACCTCTTTGCATGA
- a CDS encoding carbonic anhydrase, which translates to MQFAKPLPEYLVRRYAGWKATTHAENKAWYRRLADEGQRPRAMVISCCDSRVHVTSIFGADQGEFFIHRNIANLVPPYKPDGLQHGTSAAVEYAVTALKVAHLIVLGHSGCGGVKGCYDMCTGHAPELEEESSFIGRWMDILRPGFERLKDGDEETRTRDLEKEAVLVSLENLMSFPFVSKAVENGDLTLHGLWNDIGDGTLECYHPASGTFDAI; encoded by the coding sequence ATGCAATTTGCCAAACCGCTGCCTGAGTATCTGGTTCGCCGCTATGCCGGCTGGAAGGCTACGACGCACGCCGAAAACAAAGCTTGGTATCGCCGTCTGGCAGACGAAGGCCAACGACCGCGCGCGATGGTGATTTCTTGTTGCGACAGCCGTGTCCATGTCACGTCGATTTTCGGGGCGGATCAGGGCGAGTTCTTTATCCACCGCAATATCGCGAACCTTGTTCCCCCTTATAAGCCCGACGGGCTTCAGCACGGCACCTCGGCTGCGGTCGAATACGCAGTGACGGCGCTCAAAGTCGCGCATCTTATCGTGCTTGGGCATTCGGGCTGTGGTGGTGTCAAAGGGTGCTACGACATGTGCACGGGTCATGCGCCCGAGCTTGAAGAGGAATCGAGCTTTATCGGCCGTTGGATGGACATCCTGCGCCCCGGTTTCGAGCGCCTCAAAGACGGTGACGAGGAAACCCGCACGCGCGATCTTGAAAAAGAGGCTGTGCTCGTTTCGCTTGAAAACCTGATGAGCTTTCCCTTTGTCTCGAAGGCTGTCGAGAACGGCGATCTGACGTTGCACGGTCTTTGGAACGATATCGGAGACGGCACGCTCGAGTGCTATCACCCCGCTTCGGGAACCTTTGACGCGATTTGA
- a CDS encoding I78 family peptidase inhibitor yields the protein MRKFLVLPVFLAACSGGYVPPEAPASPQPASMPAVDTCEAANYAGLVGQPATELEKVLIMRMVRVIRPGDAVTMDMRAERINFEVSGEETIERIYCG from the coding sequence GTGCGCAAGTTTTTGGTTCTTCCCGTTTTTCTCGCGGCCTGTTCGGGCGGTTATGTCCCGCCTGAGGCGCCTGCCTCGCCGCAACCGGCGTCCATGCCCGCCGTCGACACCTGCGAAGCCGCGAATTATGCGGGGCTCGTCGGTCAGCCAGCGACCGAACTGGAAAAGGTTTTGATCATGAGAATGGTTCGGGTGATCCGGCCTGGCGACGCAGTCACGATGGACATGCGCGCCGAGCGGATCAACTTCGAGGTGTCTGGGGAAGAAACCATCGAACGGATCTATTGTGGTTGA
- a CDS encoding GNAT family N-acetyltransferase translates to MTGFDPQPSISGYGIAIAPLCEADREGLFAAAAHPEVWAGHPAKDRYKPEVFHPYFDFLLETGHALAIRDGASGEIIGTSSFYPAPDHENSISIGFTFLTNSRWGGTTNFAVKRLMHEHAFAHFDEIWFHIAPDNIRSQKATSKLGARFRYDAALEIGGPAKDWKCYALSQKDWEAVVKERAF, encoded by the coding sequence ATGACCGGCTTTGATCCTCAGCCTTCGATCTCGGGTTACGGCATTGCTATCGCACCGCTTTGCGAGGCGGACCGCGAGGGGCTTTTTGCGGCGGCGGCCCATCCCGAAGTTTGGGCAGGCCATCCCGCCAAAGACCGCTACAAACCCGAAGTGTTTCATCCCTATTTCGATTTTCTGCTCGAAACAGGACATGCGCTTGCCATTCGTGACGGCGCATCGGGCGAAATTATCGGAACATCAAGTTTCTACCCCGCGCCTGATCATGAAAACAGCATTTCCATCGGGTTCACATTCCTGACCAACAGCCGTTGGGGCGGGACCACGAACTTTGCGGTAAAGCGGCTCATGCACGAACACGCCTTTGCCCATTTCGATGAAATCTGGTTCCACATCGCGCCCGACAACATCAGGTCGCAAAAGGCCACGTCCAAGCTTGGCGCGCGGTTCCGATACGACGCCGCGCTCGAGATCGGGGGGCCTGCAAAGGATTGGAAATGCTACGCCCTGTCGCAAAAAGATTGGGAAGCCGTCGTGAAAGAACGTGCGTTCTGA
- a CDS encoding aspartate-semialdehyde dehydrogenase, with translation MGYKVVVVGATGNVGREMLNILAEREFPVDEIAALASRKSLGTEVSFGERTLKTQDLDAFDFTGWDIALFAIGSDATKTYAPKAAASGCVVIDNSSLYRYDPDVPLIVPEVNADAVVGYTKKNIIANPNCSTAQMVVALKPLHDRAKIKRVVVSTYQSVSGTGKEAIDELWNQTKGMYVPGQEVAPSVYPKQIAFNVIPHIDVFLDSGDTKEEWKMVTETKKILDKNIKLTATCVRVPVFVGHSESINVEFEDFLDWEEATDILREAPGIMVIDKREAGGYVTPIECVGDYATFISRIRQDVTVENGINFWCVSDNLRKGAALNAVQIAEVLGQRCLKKG, from the coding sequence ATGGGCTACAAAGTCGTCGTCGTTGGCGCCACGGGTAACGTGGGCCGCGAAATGCTGAACATCCTCGCCGAGCGCGAGTTTCCGGTCGATGAGATCGCCGCACTTGCAAGCCGCAAGTCGCTGGGGACCGAAGTCAGCTTTGGCGAGCGAACTTTGAAGACCCAGGATCTTGATGCCTTTGACTTCACCGGCTGGGACATTGCTCTTTTCGCCATCGGGTCGGACGCAACCAAGACCTATGCTCCGAAAGCCGCTGCTTCGGGCTGCGTTGTGATCGACAACTCGTCGCTCTATCGCTACGACCCCGACGTGCCGCTGATCGTTCCCGAAGTGAACGCGGACGCTGTTGTCGGCTACACCAAAAAGAACATCATCGCGAACCCGAATTGCTCGACCGCGCAGATGGTCGTTGCCCTCAAGCCGCTGCATGACCGCGCCAAGATCAAGCGCGTCGTCGTCTCGACCTATCAGTCGGTTTCTGGCACGGGCAAAGAGGCCATCGACGAGCTTTGGAACCAGACCAAGGGCATGTATGTCCCCGGTCAGGAAGTCGCACCCAGCGTCTATCCCAAGCAGATCGCCTTTAACGTGATCCCGCACATCGACGTGTTCCTCGACTCGGGCGACACGAAAGAAGAGTGGAAGATGGTCACCGAGACCAAGAAGATCCTCGACAAGAACATCAAGCTCACGGCCACTTGCGTGCGCGTTCCCGTGTTCGTCGGTCACTCGGAATCGATCAACGTGGAATTCGAAGACTTCCTCGACTGGGAAGAAGCAACCGACATTCTGCGCGAAGCTCCGGGCATCATGGTGATCGACAAGCGTGAAGCGGGTGGCTACGTCACTCCGATCGAATGCGTCGGCGACTATGCGACCTTTATCAGCCGCATCCGTCAGGACGTGACCGTTGAAAACGGCATCAACTTCTGGTGCGTTTCGGACAACCTCCGCAAAGGCGCGGCGCTCAATGCCGTCCAGATCGCAGAAGTCCTCGGTCAGCGTTGCCTGAAAAAGGGCTAA
- a CDS encoding leucyl aminopeptidase family protein has translation MILKFAPADTAATPVSIVTPDTLDAVLDQLGETARNWARANDFKAAAGSVIALPNAHGTVEHALVGIGSAQAQKAGRFWVANGASKLPEGTYAIETPLAPRDMEEAALGWLLESYVFDAYKSQPQTKARLVAPTGIDRHKIESIAKGEFLTRDLINTSSAQMGPDELESAARALANEHGAAIHVITGDALIQENFPLIHTVGRASVRQPRLIDMTWGSKGPKLTLVGKGVCFDTGGLNIKPSSSMGLMKKDMGGAATVLGLAHMIMALGLEVRLRVLIPAVENSISGNAFRPGDVLTARNGKTVEINNTDAEGRLVLADALTLGAEDAPDLMVSMATLTGAARVAVGPDLAPFYTDAEHHAEALAKGAALVKDPVWRMPFYAPYEKMIEPAIADLDNAPSGGFAGSITAALFLRRFAGESPYMHFDIYGWNPSSSPARPKGGVGQGARALLEALPELLNL, from the coding sequence CTGATCTTGAAATTCGCCCCTGCCGATACCGCCGCAACGCCCGTCTCGATCGTCACCCCCGACACCCTTGATGCGGTGCTGGATCAACTCGGCGAAACGGCACGCAATTGGGCACGGGCAAACGACTTCAAGGCCGCGGCAGGGTCGGTGATCGCTCTTCCCAATGCCCATGGCACGGTAGAGCACGCCCTCGTCGGCATCGGTTCGGCCCAAGCACAAAAGGCGGGGCGTTTCTGGGTTGCAAACGGGGCAAGCAAATTGCCCGAGGGCACCTATGCGATTGAGACCCCGCTCGCGCCGCGTGACATGGAAGAGGCTGCTCTTGGGTGGCTTCTCGAAAGTTATGTGTTCGACGCCTATAAATCGCAGCCGCAGACCAAAGCGCGCCTTGTCGCTCCGACAGGCATTGATCGCCACAAGATCGAATCCATCGCCAAAGGCGAATTCCTCACGCGGGATCTGATCAATACATCCTCAGCACAAATGGGGCCCGATGAGTTGGAGAGTGCGGCGCGTGCTCTTGCAAATGAGCATGGCGCTGCGATCCATGTCATAACAGGTGATGCCCTCATCCAAGAGAATTTCCCGCTCATTCACACTGTTGGCCGCGCCTCTGTTCGACAGCCGCGCCTGATCGATATGACATGGGGCAGCAAAGGGCCAAAGCTCACTCTGGTCGGAAAGGGTGTGTGCTTCGATACGGGCGGCCTCAACATCAAACCGTCAAGTTCGATGGGCCTGATGAAGAAGGATATGGGCGGGGCAGCGACCGTGCTGGGCCTTGCGCATATGATCATGGCGCTTGGCCTTGAGGTGCGTCTTCGCGTCTTGATCCCTGCCGTTGAAAACTCGATTTCCGGCAACGCCTTTCGTCCAGGTGACGTGCTGACTGCGCGCAACGGCAAAACCGTGGAAATCAACAACACCGATGCCGAAGGGCGGCTTGTTCTGGCAGATGCTCTGACCTTGGGGGCCGAGGACGCTCCCGATCTGATGGTGTCCATGGCGACCCTCACGGGGGCGGCGCGTGTTGCCGTCGGGCCCGATCTGGCGCCCTTTTACACCGACGCTGAACACCATGCCGAAGCACTCGCCAAAGGAGCCGCGCTCGTCAAGGATCCGGTCTGGCGGATGCCGTTCTACGCCCCCTATGAAAAGATGATCGAACCCGCGATTGCCGACCTGGACAATGCGCCTTCGGGCGGATTTGCGGGGTCCATCACGGCCGCCTTGTTCCTGCGCCGGTTCGCGGGCGAAAGCCCCTATATGCACTTCGACATCTACGGCTGGAATCCGTCATCTTCACCGGCTCGCCCCAAGGGCGGTGTCGGCCAAGGCGCCCGCGCGCTTCTCGAGGCATTGCCAGAATTGTTGAACCTCTGA